The following proteins are co-located in the Eubalaena glacialis isolate mEubGla1 chromosome 14, mEubGla1.1.hap2.+ XY, whole genome shotgun sequence genome:
- the LOC133074611 gene encoding E3 ubiquitin-protein ligase rififylin-like, producing MGGGGQLPGAGCEDVATAPGCPSAPETPPRLSPQPPCLSRPRPGSGPSPPLPSQVRAGQAAAADFIMWATCCNWFCLDGQPEEAPPPQGARTQAYSNPGYSSFPSPTGSEPNCKACGAHFASMARKQTCLDCKKNFCVACSSQVGSGPRLCLLCQRFRATAFQREELMKMKVKDLRDYLSLHDISTETCREKEELVFLVLGQQPVISQEGRTRAPSLSPDSPEQQAFLTQPHTSTVPPTSPGLPSSAPAQARDRQQANGRVSQDQEEPVYLESTARAPAEDETQSVDSEDSFVPGRRASLSDLTDLEDIEGLTVRQLKEILARNFVNYKGCCEKWELMERVTRLYKDQKGLQHLVCGAEDQNGGAVPSSLEENLCRICMDSPIDCVLLECGHMVTCTKCGKRMNECPICRQYVIRAVHVFRS from the exons ATGGGTGGGGGGGGCCAACTTCCTGGGGCCGGCTGTGAGGATGTCGCGACCGCCCCAGGGTGCCCCTCAGCCCCGGAGACGCCGCCGCGGCTCAGCCCGCAGCCCCCCTGCCTGAGCCGTCCGCGGCCCGGATccggcccctccccacccctcccctcccaggtgcGGGCCGGGCAGGCGGCTGCGGCAG ATTTTATCATGTGGGCAACCTGCTGCAACTGGTTCTGCCTGGATGGACAGCCTGAGGAGGCCCCACCGCCCCAGGGAGCCAGGACGCAGGCCTATTCCAACCCTGGGTAcagctccttcccttcccccacggGCTCGGAACCAAACTGCAAGGCCTGCGGGGCCCACTTCGCAAGCATGGCCAGGAAGCAGACCTGCTTGGACTGTAAGAAGAATTTCTGCGTGGCCTGTTCGAGCCAAGTGGGAAGCGGGCCCCGCCTCTGCCTTCTCTGCCAGCGCTTCCGAGCTACAGCCTTTCAGCGGGAGGAGCTCATGAAGATGAAGGTGAAGGACCTGAGGGACTATCTCAGCCTGCATGACATCTCTACCGAAACGTGCCGGGAGAAAGAGGAGCTGGTGTTCTTGGTGCTTGGCCAGCAGCCTGTAATCTCCCAGGAGGGCAGGACTCGCGCCCCCAGCCTGTCCCCGGACTCCCCCGAGCAGCAGGCCTTCCTGACCCAGCCTCATACCAGCACAGTACCTCCCACCTCACCCGGCCTCCCTTCCTCAGCCCCAGCCCAGGCTCGGGACCGGCAGCAGGCCAATGGCCGTGTGTCTCAGGACCAAGAGGAACCCGTCTACCTGGAGAGCACAGCCAGAGCACCTGCTGAGGATGAGACCCAGTCTGTTGACTCAGAGGACAGCTTCGTCCCGGGCCGGAGGGCCTCTCTGTCTGACCTGACCGACCTGGAGGACATTGAAGGTCTAACCGTGCGGCAGCTCAAAGAGATCCTGGCTCGCAACTTCGTCAACTACAAGGGCTGCTGCGAGAAGTGGGAGCTGATGGAGAGGGTGACGCGGCTGTACAAGGATCAGAAGGGACTCCAGCacctggtgtgtggtgctgaagaCCAGAACGGGGGAGCAGTGCCATCCAGCCTGGAGGAGAACCTGTGTCGGATCTGCATGGACTCGCCCATCGACTGTGTTCTGCTGGAGTGCGGCCACATGGTCACCTGTACCAAGTGTGGCAAGCGCATGAACGAGTGTCCCATCTGCCGGCAATACGTGATCCGAGCCGTGCATGTCTTCCGATCCTGA